CGGTGCCGTGGCCGGCCTGCTGCACCTCGTCCCGGTGCCGACCGGGCCGGCCGCCGTGCTGTGGGCGGCGTCCGGCGCCGTCGCCGTTGCGGTGTCAGCGGCGTACGCGTGGGCGCTGCTGTCCCGTCCCCAGGCGTACCGGGCCGTCCCACGCCGCCGCGGGGCCTGACCGCCCCGTACCGCGGCCATACCCACCCGTTCTGTATCCGCCCGGCCGCCAAGCGGCCGGGCCTCGTGGAAGGACACCCCCGATGAGGGTGCTGCTGCTGGGCGCCGACGGCTTCATCGGCCGCCGGGTCGCCGAACGCCTGCTCGCCGAGCCCGACCTCCAGGTCACCGCACTCGGCCGGCGCGACTCGGCGGACATCCGCTTCGACCTGACGGCGGGCAGCCCCGGCGCGCTCGCCCGCTTCCTGGACGCGGTGGCGCCGCAGGTGGTGGTCAACTGCGCCGGGGCCACCTACGGCAGTTCGCGGACACTGATCCGGTCCAACACGCTCGCGGTGGCCACCGTCTGCGAGGCGATCCGGCGCAGCCGGGAGCCGGCCCGCCTGGTGCACGTCGGCTCGGCCGCCGAGTACGGGCCGATGCAGCCCGGCGCGCCGATCGCGGAGACCACCGAGCCGCGGCCGGTCGGGCCGTACGGAGTGTCCAAGCTGGCCGGTACCGAGCTGGTGCTGGCATCCGGGCTGGACGCCGCGGTGCTGCGGGTGTTCGACGTGGTGGGGCCGGGGGCGCCGTCCGCCTCGCTGTTCGGGCGGCTCGCGGACGGCCTGCGGCGGGCGCTGGAGCAGGGCGAGCTCCAGGTGCGGATGCCGGACCTGTCCGGATACCGGGATTTCGTCGACGTGCGGGACGTCGCGCGGGCCGTCCAGGCGGCGGCGGTGTCGGCGGCCACCGGGGTGATCAACATCGGCAGCGGCCACGCGGTGCGGGCGCGGGACGCGGCACACCTGCTGGTCAGGGCTTCCGGGTTCGAGGGGGTGTGGCCGAGGACGGCCGTCCGGCCCCGGTGCCCGCGCAGGGCGGCGAGCACATGCGGCCCACCGAGCCCCGGCTGCTGCCGCCGGACCCGGCCCCGTGGCGGCAGGCGGACGTCCGCACGGCCCGGGATCGTCTCGGCTGGCGGACACAGGTGCCGCTGGAGGAGTCGCTCGGGGACGTGTGGCTGGAGACCGCCTGCCGGGTCTGACCGGCGCCCCGCCGTTGAGCTGCGGCGTTCCGCTCCGGGGGCCGGTCTCGGCATCCGGTGTCGGCCATCTCACCGATTGGACCAGCTGTCTCGGAATAGCAGCGGCGCGTGACACTGTTGGCGTAGTGAAGCAACGGCTGGCAGGCCCAGCCCCACAGAACTGACGACCATCGGAGTTTTCGTGTCGCTGCCACCCCTGGTCGAGCCGGCCGCCGAGCTCACCGTTGAAGAGGTCCGCCGGTACTCCCGCCACCTGATCATCCCCGACGTGGGCATGGACGGGCAGAAGCGGCTGAAGAAGGCCAAGGTGCTCTGCGTCGGCGCGGGCGGCCTCGGGTCCCCCGCCCTCATGTACCTGGCCGCGGCGGGCGTCGGCACGCTCGGCATCGTCGAGTTCGACACCGTCGACGAGTCCAACCTCCAGCGCCAGATCATCCACGGCCAGTCCGACATCGGCCGTTCCAAGGCCGAGTCCGCGCGCGACTCGGTCAAGGAGATCAACCCGCTGGTCGAGGTGATCCTGCACGAGGACCGCCTGGACAACTCCAACGTCATGGAGATCTTCTCCGGCTACGACCTGATCGTCGACGGCACGGACAACTTCGCCACCCGGTACCTGGTGAACGACGCCGCGGTGCTGCTCGGCAAGCCGTACGTCTGGGGCTCCATCTACCGCTTCGACGGCCAGGCCAGCGTCTTCTGGGCCGAGCACGGCCCCTGCTACCGCTGCCTCTACCCGGAGGCCCCGCCGCCGGGCATGGTCCCCTCCTGCGCCGAGGGCGGCGTGCTGGGCGTGCTCTGCGCCTCGATCGGCTCGATCCAGGTCACCGAGGCGATCAAGCTGCTGGCCGGCGTCGGCGAGCCGCTGGTCGGCCGACTGATGATCTACGACGCCCTGGAGATGCAGTACCGCTCGGTGAAGGTCCGCAAGGACCCGAACTGCGTCCTGTGCGGTGACAACCCCACCGTCACCGAGCTGATCGACTACGAGGCCTTCTGCGGCGTCGTGTCGGAGGAGGCGCAGGCCGCGGCCGCGGGCTCCACCATCACCTCCAAGCAGCTCAAGCAGTGGCTGGACGACGACGAGGACATCTTCCTCATCGACGTCCGCGAGCCCAACGAGTACGAGATCGTCTCGATCCCGGGCGCCACGCTGATCCCCAAGAACGAGTTCCTGATGGGCACCGCGCTGGAGAAGATGCCGCAGGACAAGAAGATCGTGCTGCACTGCAAGACCGGCGTGCGCTCGGCCGAGGTGCTGGCCGTCCTCAAGTCGGCGGGCTTCTCCGACGCCGTCCACCTCGGCGGCGGCGTGGTCGGCTGGGTCAACCAGATCGAGCCGCACAAGCCGATCTACTAGAGCGTGTCCGACCCGAAGGCCCCCGGCGACGCCGGGGGCCTTCGGGCTGTGCGCCTTCGGGCTGTGCGCGTCCGTCAGAGTGCCCCGCGGCGTTGCAGCACGTTGTAGGCGACCCAGCCCGGCAGCACCGGCAGCCAGAAGGTCAGCAGGCGGTACAGGAACACCGCGGGCGCCGCCGCCGAGGCCGGCACGCCGACGGTCAGGGCGCCGATCAGGGCGATCTCCACCGGCCCGATGCCGCCCGGCGTCGGGATCGCCGAGCCGGCCGCGTTCGCGGTCAGGAAGACCACCGCCACCGCGGAGTAGCTCATGTCGCCGCCGAACGCCCGCACCGAGGCGTACAGGCAGGCGGTGAACGAGAGCGTCAGCAGCAGGATGCCGCCGAAGCCGGTGACCAGCTTGGTCGGGGTCTGCATCAGGTCGAGCATCCGCGGCACCACGCCGAAGAACAGCGACCGCACCCGGGTCACCACGAAGCGCCGCAGCGGCGCCACTGCCGCGACCACCAGGGCCAGCACCGCCGCGCTGAGCACACCGATGATCACCGCCCGGGAGGCGCCGAGGTCGCCGTTGGTCTGGGTGCCGGTGATCAGGCCGAAGCAGAACAGCAGCAGCAGGTGGCCGCCGAGGCCCGCCAGCTGGGAGGCGCCGACGCTGGCGACCGCCTGCCCGGAGCGGATGCCGGCCTTCTGCAGGTAGCGGGTGTTGAGCGCGATGCCGCCGATCGCCGCGGGTGCGACCAGCTTCACGAAGGAGCCGGCCAGCTGGGCCGCGACCGTGCGGACGAACGGCAGCCGCTCCGGGACGAAGCCCGTCAGGCTCATCGCCGCCGCACCGTAGGTGGTGGCCGCCGCGGCCAGCGCCACCGCGGCCCAGCCCCAGTTCAGCTGGGAGAGCTTCAGCTGGGCGGGCTGGACGGTGGTCAGCGCCAGGTAGGCGGCGAAGCTCAGCGCGATGACCATGATGAGGCTCTTCGGCTTGAGCCGTTCCAGCTTCGCGGGGGCCATCGGCGCCTCGGGCGCGATCTCCAGGATCTGGCCGCGGATCCGGCTGAGCAGGTCCTCGCCGGCCGCCGCGATGTCCTCCTCGGCCTGCTGCTGGGTGCGCTCGCCCGCGGCGACCTGTTCCAGCGCCAGGGCCCGGGCCTCGGCCTTGCGCTCCTTGGACATCCGCTGCAGGTCGATCCGGGTGGACCGGCTCAGGCCCACCGGCTGCAGCAGCGGCAGCGAGCCCGCGACGCGGTCCGCGCCGAGCACCCGGTTGGCGACGTCCACCGAGCGCTCCGGGCCGATCCGCAGCGCGAAGGTGGTGAGCAGCTGCGCGACGTCGATGCGCAGCGTCAGGTCGCCGGCCGCGATGTCGCCGCCGGAGAGATTGACCAGGCAGCCGGTCTTCTCGTCGACCACCAGCAGCGACTCGCCGGTCAGCCGGCGGTGGGCGATCCGGCGCTCGTGCAGGGCTGCCACCGACTCCCACAGCGAGGCCATCACGTCGTCGGTGATCTCGTCGTCGGCGAGCTCGTCGAGGGTGCGGCCGGCCACGTTCTCGTACACCAGGATCGCGGCGTCCGGCCCGAGCTCCGAGGTGGCGACCAGCTGCGGGGCGCGGGCCCCGGATGCGGCCGCCGCGTACGCGATCAGGGCCTCTTGTTCCAGGGCCTGACGCAGCGACTGCGGGCTGCGCCGCACGGCCACCGAGCGCAGCCGGATCCGCCGCCAGGCGCGGTAGAAGAAGCCGGCCGCCTGCTGCTCGCGGTCGATGATGTGGACGTCCAGCAGCGGGCCCTCGTACTGGGCGACCAGGTAGCGGCGGGTCTCGCCGGGGGCGTCGGGGCGCGGTGCGCGCCGGAGGGTGAAGCCGACCTTCCGCAGGCCGGTCATCAGGTGCTTGCCGGTCGGCCGGATGTTCGGGGAGCCGATCGCGTAGAGCGTGCCGTACGCCACCGACCAGCCGATCAGCACGGTGAGCAGCAGCGACAGCGGCGTGGTGTAGCCGCTGATCAGCTCGGTGACGCCGCTGAGGATCACCACCACCCACAGGGCCACCCGCCAGCGCGGACGGCTCGACATGCCGACCGCCGTCATGTAGGCGATCACCGGCGCCAGGTAGCCGTGCACCGGATCGGTGAGGGTCTGGCCGCCACCCGGCGGCAGCTGGGTCAGCGCGTCCCGGACGGCGGGCGGCGCCCCGGCCGCCACCCACCAGTCGATGCCGAGCGAGACGCCGTAGGCGAGCACCGAGGCGAGCACGCCGTCGGCGACCCGCAGGCCGTCCCGTTTGATCAGCCGCTCGACCGCGAAGGCCAGCGGCACCGCCAGCACCGCGATGCTGGAGACCAGCGCCATGATCGTGGACAGCACGCCGGGGATCTTGTGGGCGTTGGCGGAGATGTCCGTCTCGATGCCGCTGGTGGTCGACACCGCGATCTGGGCGAGCACGAACACCGCGATGATCCCGAGCACGCCCGCCAGGAAGCGGATCAGATCGGAGGGGCGGTGCGCGCGGGCGGCCAGCAGCGGCTCGTCCACCGCGAGGTGCTCACCGGGCGGCTCGTCCGCCGACTGCGGCGGCACGGGCTGCGGGTGCGGCGGGCGGGGCTCGGGGACGGCCTCGGGCGCGTCCTGGTTGCCCGGTGCGCGCGGCTGCGGCGAGACTGTCGGCGGCTCCGGTTCGGGAACAGCAGACCGGTCGGTGGCGGACTCGTCCGAGCCCTTGTCCACGTTCACGTCTGCCGTCCCGGTCATCTGGTCTTGTCCTCGTATCACTGCGCGCCGCCCCGAAGATGCTGCCATGTCGCGGCGCGCCGTGCGGGACAGGGGCCGGGTCGGGCGCGGCAAATCGCCCGCACGGGGCCCAGGAATCGACCGGATGGGGAGAAATGCCACAGGTGACCGAGGATACGGAAGGCGAGGAACTGCCGCCCTACGCCGAAGCTGTGCTCGATCTCACCGAGCGGATCCCGCCCGGCCGGGTGATGACCTACGGCGACGTCGCCGAGTACCTCGGCCGCGGCGGCCCCCGCCAGGTCGGCCGGGTGATGGCGCTGTACGGCGGCGGCGTGCCCTGGTGGCGGGTGATCCGGTCGGACGGCCGGCCGCTGCCCGGCCACGAGCACCGTGCGCTGCCCGAGTACCGGGCCGAGGGCACCCCCTGCGCACGGTGGGCGGCGAGCCCCGCGTCGACGTCCGGCAGGCCCGCTGGGACGGCCGGTAGCGCGCCGCCCCGCCCGCGCCCCCGGATCCGGCCGGACGGGT
The Kitasatospora paranensis genome window above contains:
- the moeZ gene encoding adenylyltransferase/sulfurtransferase MoeZ, which produces MSLPPLVEPAAELTVEEVRRYSRHLIIPDVGMDGQKRLKKAKVLCVGAGGLGSPALMYLAAAGVGTLGIVEFDTVDESNLQRQIIHGQSDIGRSKAESARDSVKEINPLVEVILHEDRLDNSNVMEIFSGYDLIVDGTDNFATRYLVNDAAVLLGKPYVWGSIYRFDGQASVFWAEHGPCYRCLYPEAPPPGMVPSCAEGGVLGVLCASIGSIQVTEAIKLLAGVGEPLVGRLMIYDALEMQYRSVKVRKDPNCVLCGDNPTVTELIDYEAFCGVVSEEAQAAAAGSTITSKQLKQWLDDDEDIFLIDVREPNEYEIVSIPGATLIPKNEFLMGTALEKMPQDKKIVLHCKTGVRSAEVLAVLKSAGFSDAVHLGGGVVGWVNQIEPHKPIY
- a CDS encoding lysylphosphatidylglycerol synthase transmembrane domain-containing protein; translated protein: MTGTADVNVDKGSDESATDRSAVPEPEPPTVSPQPRAPGNQDAPEAVPEPRPPHPQPVPPQSADEPPGEHLAVDEPLLAARAHRPSDLIRFLAGVLGIIAVFVLAQIAVSTTSGIETDISANAHKIPGVLSTIMALVSSIAVLAVPLAFAVERLIKRDGLRVADGVLASVLAYGVSLGIDWWVAAGAPPAVRDALTQLPPGGGQTLTDPVHGYLAPVIAYMTAVGMSSRPRWRVALWVVVILSGVTELISGYTTPLSLLLTVLIGWSVAYGTLYAIGSPNIRPTGKHLMTGLRKVGFTLRRAPRPDAPGETRRYLVAQYEGPLLDVHIIDREQQAAGFFYRAWRRIRLRSVAVRRSPQSLRQALEQEALIAYAAAASGARAPQLVATSELGPDAAILVYENVAGRTLDELADDEITDDVMASLWESVAALHERRIAHRRLTGESLLVVDEKTGCLVNLSGGDIAAGDLTLRIDVAQLLTTFALRIGPERSVDVANRVLGADRVAGSLPLLQPVGLSRSTRIDLQRMSKERKAEARALALEQVAAGERTQQQAEEDIAAAGEDLLSRIRGQILEIAPEAPMAPAKLERLKPKSLIMVIALSFAAYLALTTVQPAQLKLSQLNWGWAAVALAAAATTYGAAAMSLTGFVPERLPFVRTVAAQLAGSFVKLVAPAAIGGIALNTRYLQKAGIRSGQAVASVGASQLAGLGGHLLLLFCFGLITGTQTNGDLGASRAVIIGVLSAAVLALVVAAVAPLRRFVVTRVRSLFFGVVPRMLDLMQTPTKLVTGFGGILLLTLSFTACLYASVRAFGGDMSYSAVAVVFLTANAAGSAIPTPGGIGPVEIALIGALTVGVPASAAAPAVFLYRLLTFWLPVLPGWVAYNVLQRRGAL